Part of the Candidatus Methylomirabilota bacterium genome is shown below.
CGCCCGCGAGAACCGGTGCTCGCTCCGGATCTTCACGGCGACCGGCTCGGCCTCGGCGACTTCCTCCGACCTCTCGCCGCCGGCGCTCGGACGGCTGATCGACGAGACCGTGGCCCTCGCTCGCGTGACCCAGCGTGACGAGTACTCCGGGCTCCCCGCGCCGGAGACCCTCGCCCGAGAGGTGCCGGAGCTCGACCTGTGGGACCGCGAGGGGCACCGGCTGACCGTGGAGGCCAAGGTCGAGCAGGCGCGGCGGGCCGAGGCGGCGGCGCTCGAGGCGGACCCGCGTATCCGTAACTCGGAAGGCGCCGAGTTCTACGATCGGCAGGCCCGGGTGGCCTATGCCGTGAGCGGGGGGTTCGCCGGCCAGTTCCGCGTCTCCTCGTTCGCGCTCTCGGTGACGCCGGTCGCCGCGGACAACGGTCACATGGAGCGCGACTACTGGTACAGCGCCGCCCGGAAGCTCGGCGAGCTGGAGAGCCCGGAGGCGGTCGGGCGCGAGGCGGCGCGCCGGGCGTGCCGCCGCCTCGGGGCGCGGAAGCAAGCGACGGCCGAGGTCCCGGTGATCTTCGATCCCGAGAGCGCCGCCAGCCTGGTGCGCGCGCTGGCGATGGCGGCCTCGGGGCCGAGCCTCTACCGCGGGACCTCGTTTCTGGTCGGCCGGCTCGGCGAGCCGCTGGCGCCGCCTTCGGTGACGATCGTCGACGACGCGCTCCGCCCTCACGGCCTCGGCTCCCGTCCCTTCGACGG
Proteins encoded:
- a CDS encoding TldD/PmbA family protein is translated as MVDRLEDLLRRARAQGAVEADAFMVEEEIQTVQVRMGQIESLKHARENRCSLRIFTATGSASATSSDLSPPALGRLIDETVALARVTQRDEYSGLPAPETLAREVPELDLWDREGHRLTVEAKVEQARRAEAAALEADPRIRNSEGAEFYDRQARVAYAVSGGFAGQFRVSSFALSVTPVAADNGHMERDYWYSAARKLGELESPEAVGREAARRACRRLGARKQATAEVPVIFDPESAASLVRALAMAASGPSLYRGTSFLVGRLGEPLAPPSVTIVDDALRPHGLGSRPFDGEGLPSRRTVLLDRGVLQSYLLDTYSARKLGLRATGHAAREGGGGVTVGYTNLYLEPGPHAPEAIIRSVDRGLYVTELIGFGINFVTGDYSRGAVGYWIERGELAYPVEEITIAGNLREMYRGIEMIGRDLVFRDQTAAPTLKISRMTVAGH